A DNA window from Pseudorasbora parva isolate DD20220531a chromosome 5, ASM2467924v1, whole genome shotgun sequence contains the following coding sequences:
- the LOC137075879 gene encoding pregnancy-specific glycoprotein 22-like — protein sequence MADMSRLDSRLFPALSWGRALGACVFGVEEKSVSVTEGDSVALDSGLTEIKDDDVIQWRFGDTVIAEISKRADRFTVYDDDLDGRFRDRLKLNNQTGSLTITNITTEHAGHYTLEIKSVRKKKFNVYVFESVSVLLMEGDSVALNSRLTEIKDDDEIQWRFGNTVIAEINKRADRFTVYDDVLDGRFRDRLKLVKQTGSLTITDITTEDAGDYTLEINSMITEFFLAVFEEISVMVGYSVALDSRLTEIKDDDEIQWRFGDTVIAEIIKRADRFTVYDDVLDGRFRDRLKLNNQTGSLTITNITTEQTGSYTLEILASYRYSLRAFRVSVALPVPVISRDCSSSSSSSSCSLLCSAVNVGHVTLSWYKGNSLLSSIISVSDLSISLSLPLEVEYQDNNTYSCVINNPFINQTRDLNITQLCHTCSDSVHCCGSTEAVIRLVLTALVGVATVILLVYDIRSRRAEPDQAHI from the exons gtgtgtttggtgTTGAAGAGAAGTCAGTGTCAGTGACGGAGGGAGATTCAGTCGCTCTAGACTCTGGTCTCACTGAAATAAAGGATGATGATGTGATTCAGTGGAGGTTTGGAGACACTGTAATAGCTGAAATCAGTAAACGGGCCGACAGATTCACTGTATATGATGATGATCttgatgggagattcagagacagactgaagctgaacaatcaaactggatctctgaccatcacaaacatcacaactgaACATGCTGGACATTATACACTAGAGATCAAAAGTGTGAGAAAGAAAAAGTTCAATGTCTATGTCTTTG aatcagtgtcagtgttactgatggagggagattcagtcGCTCTAAACTCTCGTCTCACTGAAATAAAGGATGATGATGAGATTCAGTGGAGGTTTGGAAACACTGTAATAGCTGAAATCAATAAACGGGCCGACAGATTCACTGTATATGATGATGTTCttgatgggagattcagagacagactgaagctggtcaaacaaactggatctctgaccatcacagacATCACAACTGAAGATGCTGGAGATTATACACTAGAGATCAACTCTATGATCACTGAGTTCTTTCTTGCTGTCTTTG AAGAAATATCAGTGATGGTGGGCTATTCAGTCGCTCTAGACTCTCGTCTCACTGAAATAAAGGATGATGATGAGATTCAGTGGAGGTTTGGAGACACTGTAATAGCTGAAATCATTAAACGGGCCGACAGATTCACTGTATATGATGATGTTCttgatgggagattcagagacagactgaagctgaacaatcaaactggatctctgaccatcacaaacatcacaactgaACAGACTGGATCTTATACACTAGAGATACTGGCTTCATATAGATACTCATTAAGAGCATTCAGAGTTTCTGTCG CTCTGCCTGTTCCTGTCATCAGCAGAGActgttcttcatcatcatcatcatcatcatgttcATTGTTGTGTTCAGCTGTGAATGTGGgtcatgtgactctctcctggtacaaaggaaacagtttattgtccagcatcatcagtgtgtctgatctcagcatcagtctctctcttcctctggaggtggaatatcaggataacaacacctacagctgtgtgATCAACAATCCCTTCATCAACCAGACCAGAGATCTCAACATCACTCAACTCTGTCACACATGTTCAG ACTCTGTCCACTGTTGTGGTTCTACTGAAGCTGTGATCCGATTGGTCCTCACTGCTCTggtgggcgtggctactgtcaTTCTTCTGGTTTATGACATCAGatccagaagagctgaaccAGATCAAGCTCATATTTAG